A DNA window from Actinomadura luzonensis contains the following coding sequences:
- a CDS encoding class I SAM-dependent methyltransferase gives MTIPTMTRADLAAIDISDICTPEYTAKLERIRYEAALVLSRIALRHLFADGEAVHDPDAPPPSTGSERQPFFFRKRLIEYLADRGDLVRDGYVYRPTPELVRRAQTPEDAYLAGVSSPDTATMVALRAVESVAGEVLRGVDGLAAMERRIGVAETWRIWQYLMVDVAPKQTCNSLVARVLDQRLRAGEPIVVFEGGAGVGATVRAALQIDGFRERARAIRHYGFTDISRELMQGAREMLREEAPELLAVTSFDRVDLDDLGSYDDVPYLQDGAADLIILENVLHDVENLHEVLRGCHRILKPGGWLAFTSGNRTRPGMFFPCEVLQTSLHSYNRAVLDPPRRVNVGYLTQQEWARSLTDAGFPSFRVLPGERDLEFWPFGGFVAERA, from the coding sequence ATGACGATCCCGACGATGACGCGCGCCGACCTGGCCGCGATCGACATCAGCGACATCTGCACCCCCGAGTACACCGCCAAGCTCGAACGCATCAGGTACGAGGCCGCTCTCGTGCTGTCGCGCATCGCCCTGCGGCACCTGTTCGCCGACGGCGAGGCCGTGCACGACCCGGACGCCCCGCCGCCGTCCACCGGCTCGGAGCGGCAGCCGTTCTTCTTCCGCAAGCGCCTCATCGAGTACCTGGCCGACCGCGGCGACCTCGTCCGCGACGGCTACGTCTACCGTCCCACGCCCGAGCTGGTGCGCCGCGCGCAGACCCCCGAGGACGCCTACCTCGCGGGCGTGTCGTCGCCGGACACCGCCACCATGGTCGCGCTGCGCGCGGTCGAGTCGGTGGCCGGGGAGGTGCTGCGCGGCGTGGACGGGCTGGCCGCGATGGAGCGGCGCATCGGCGTCGCCGAGACCTGGCGCATCTGGCAGTACCTGATGGTGGACGTGGCGCCGAAGCAGACCTGCAACAGCCTCGTGGCGCGCGTCCTGGACCAGCGGCTGCGCGCCGGCGAGCCCATCGTGGTGTTCGAGGGCGGCGCCGGCGTCGGCGCGACCGTCCGCGCGGCGCTGCAGATCGACGGGTTCCGCGAGCGGGCGCGGGCGATCCGGCACTACGGCTTCACCGACATCAGCCGCGAGCTGATGCAGGGCGCGAGGGAGATGCTCCGCGAGGAGGCGCCCGAGCTGCTGGCCGTGACCTCGTTCGACCGGGTCGACCTGGACGACCTGGGCTCCTACGACGACGTCCCCTACCTCCAGGACGGCGCCGCCGACCTGATCATCCTGGAGAACGTGCTGCACGACGTGGAGAACCTGCACGAGGTGCTGCGCGGCTGCCACCGCATACTCAAGCCGGGCGGCTGGCTCGCCTTCACCTCCGGCAACCGCACCCGGCCCGGCATGTTCTTCCCCTGCGAGGTGCTGCAGACCAGCCTGCACAGCTACAACCGCGCGGTGCTGGACCCGCCGCGCCGGGTCAACGTCGGCTACCTCACGCAGCAGGAGTGGGCCAGGTCGCTGACCGACGCCGGGTTCCCGTCGTTCCGGGTGCTGCCGGGCGAGCGGGACCTGGAGTTCTGGCCGTTCGGCGGCTTCGTGGCCGAACGCGCCTGA
- a CDS encoding carbohydrate ABC transporter permease, whose translation MTSTRTAAALARPAHRAPRRPLQWTALAFLAPLLVYLLLFYAYPLYRNIELSLHDYTPRAFIQGDPEFTGLENYRAILTDGAFLRALGNTALFTLGSIAVQYALGLALAVFFHRRFRLSAVLRALFLVPWLLPLIVSASTWSWMLASDNGVVNAALRAFGIGQINWLTSPDTSLLAVTVANIWLGVPFNLVILYAGLQNIPAELYEAAGLDGANAWQRFLRITFPLLRPVSAITLLLGLIYTLKVVDIIWIMTRGGPADASTTLAIWSYREAFGTGQPDFSPAAAVGNLLILIAFAAGLVHVRLRKETP comes from the coding sequence ATGACCTCCACGCGCACCGCCGCCGCGCTCGCCCGCCCCGCGCACCGGGCGCCGCGGCGGCCGCTCCAGTGGACGGCGCTGGCCTTCCTCGCGCCGCTGCTGGTCTACCTGCTGCTGTTCTACGCCTACCCGCTCTACCGCAACATCGAGCTGAGCCTGCACGACTACACGCCGCGCGCCTTCATCCAGGGCGACCCGGAGTTCACCGGCCTGGAGAACTACCGCGCGATCCTCACCGACGGCGCGTTCCTGCGGGCGCTCGGCAACACGGCGCTGTTCACGCTCGGCTCCATCGCCGTCCAGTACGCCCTCGGCCTGGCGCTCGCGGTCTTCTTCCACCGCCGCTTCCGGCTGTCGGCCGTGCTTCGCGCGTTGTTCCTGGTGCCGTGGCTGCTGCCGCTGATCGTCTCGGCCTCGACGTGGTCGTGGATGCTCGCCAGCGACAACGGCGTCGTCAACGCGGCCCTGCGGGCGTTCGGGATCGGCCAGATCAACTGGCTGACCTCGCCGGACACCTCGCTGCTCGCGGTCACCGTCGCCAACATCTGGCTCGGCGTGCCGTTCAACCTGGTCATCCTGTACGCCGGGCTGCAGAACATCCCGGCCGAGCTGTACGAGGCCGCCGGCCTGGACGGCGCGAACGCCTGGCAGCGCTTCCTGCGCATCACGTTCCCGCTGCTGCGCCCGGTGTCGGCGATCACGCTGCTGCTCGGCCTCATCTACACGCTCAAGGTCGTCGACATCATCTGGATCATGACGAGGGGCGGCCCGGCGGACGCCTCGACGACGCTGGCCATCTGGTCCTACCGGGAGGCGTTCGGCACCGGGCAGCCCGACTTCTCCCCCGCCGCGGCGGTCGGCAACCTGCTCATCCTCATCGCCTTCGCCGCGGGGCTGGTGCACGTACGCCTGCGGAAGGAGACCCCATGA
- a CDS encoding CBM35 domain-containing protein, with protein MRARVRALVLALTTTAATTVAALPALPAAAAGATLTVNVAQPFRPVTHVASGGLYGLAENSRPADSTLLPIKVNSLTQPAPGVGQKPNGQPPGGDSLLVAPQATRVGAGEFIRMPDIYPDFPYRWVSWTDWLAKVDTMVRARLNATTVTNVIGWELWNEPDWTWNTAAAGAFTDGWTRTYRAVRALDAQTPIVGPSTATYNRSWMQTFLTHARDTGTLPDIICWHELVEPSRIAADLADYRNLESSLGISPRRVSINEYAATSEVDVPGRVASYVAKFERGGVESAHRAFWYEYGTMNGLVTGNSQPTGTWWLYKWYGDMAGTMVATTPSTQTGLDGFAAYDPTRRIVNVVFGNEAGTNTVNLTGLGALGSSVRVTLLSTPASGRFTAVAAPTTVSTTTRTVTDGRLSVSVPGMVATSAYQLLVEPASGVPAYQQRYEAENASVFRAQRLSAASASAGGYVGRIDNSGTPRTDSYVDFVVNVPAARAYTMTIGYANGTGATATQGLAYNGGAWSTVSYPPTAGWGQFGATVSTTVTLRAGYNVIRLAKGSPYFAGGTGYAELDYIQLT; from the coding sequence ATGCGCGCACGCGTCCGAGCGCTGGTGTTAGCGCTCACAACGACCGCCGCCACGACCGTGGCCGCCCTGCCCGCCCTGCCCGCCGCCGCGGCGGGCGCCACGCTCACCGTCAACGTCGCCCAGCCGTTCCGCCCGGTCACCCACGTCGCCTCCGGCGGCCTGTACGGCCTGGCCGAGAACTCCCGCCCCGCCGACTCCACCCTGCTGCCGATCAAGGTGAACTCCCTGACGCAGCCCGCCCCCGGCGTCGGCCAGAAGCCGAACGGCCAGCCGCCCGGCGGCGACTCGCTGCTGGTCGCGCCGCAGGCCACCAGGGTCGGCGCGGGCGAGTTCATCCGGATGCCGGACATCTACCCCGACTTCCCCTACCGGTGGGTGAGCTGGACGGACTGGCTGGCCAAGGTGGACACGATGGTCCGCGCCCGGCTCAACGCCACCACCGTGACCAACGTCATCGGCTGGGAGCTCTGGAACGAGCCCGACTGGACCTGGAACACCGCCGCCGCCGGCGCCTTCACCGACGGCTGGACCCGCACCTACCGCGCCGTCCGCGCCCTCGACGCGCAGACCCCGATCGTCGGCCCCAGCACCGCCACCTACAACCGGTCCTGGATGCAGACGTTCCTCACCCACGCCCGCGACACCGGCACGCTGCCCGACATCATCTGCTGGCACGAGCTGGTGGAGCCCTCCAGGATCGCCGCCGACCTCGCCGACTACCGCAACCTGGAGTCCTCGCTCGGCATCAGCCCGCGCCGCGTCTCGATCAACGAGTACGCCGCCACCTCCGAGGTGGACGTGCCGGGCCGGGTCGCCAGCTACGTCGCCAAGTTCGAGCGGGGCGGCGTGGAGTCCGCGCACCGCGCCTTCTGGTACGAGTACGGCACCATGAACGGCCTGGTCACCGGCAACAGCCAGCCGACCGGCACGTGGTGGCTGTACAAGTGGTACGGCGACATGGCCGGCACCATGGTCGCCACCACCCCGTCCACGCAGACCGGCCTGGACGGCTTCGCCGCCTACGACCCCACCCGCAGGATCGTCAACGTGGTGTTCGGCAACGAGGCGGGCACCAACACGGTCAACCTGACCGGCCTCGGCGCGCTCGGCTCCAGCGTCCGCGTGACGTTGCTGTCCACCCCCGCGAGCGGGCGCTTCACCGCCGTGGCCGCCCCCACCACCGTGTCCACCACCACCCGCACCGTCACCGACGGCCGGCTGAGCGTCTCCGTGCCGGGCATGGTCGCCACCAGCGCCTACCAGCTCCTCGTCGAGCCGGCCTCCGGCGTGCCGGCCTACCAGCAGCGCTACGAGGCGGAGAACGCCTCGGTCTTCCGCGCCCAGCGGCTGAGCGCCGCGAGCGCGTCCGCCGGCGGCTACGTCGGCCGCATCGACAACTCCGGCACGCCGCGCACCGACAGCTACGTCGACTTCGTGGTCAACGTGCCGGCGGCGCGGGCGTACACGATGACGATCGGCTACGCCAACGGCACCGGCGCCACCGCCACCCAGGGCCTGGCCTACAACGGCGGCGCGTGGAGCACGGTCAGCTACCCGCCGACCGCCGGCTGGGGCCAGTTCGGCGCGACGGTCAGCACCACCGTCACGCTCAGGGCCGGCTACAACGTGATCCGGCTGGCCAAGGGCTCGCCGTACTTCGCGGGCGGCACCGGCTACGCCGAGCTGGACTACATCCAGCTCACCTGA
- a CDS encoding alpha/beta fold hydrolase: MSTEMTVTDHRRAPERLRVSFTDGSASELVVFRAARPDAPVVLCLPAMGVRAAYYTAVAAALAARGHTAVLADLRGNGGSSVRPSRSTTFGYAEMLDIELPEIVAALRAELGAERVTLFGHSLGGHLSVLHAAVSPHVAATVLVATGTSWYGRVPGLRRPARFLGLQVIRLVTALYGYLPGWLPFAGVEARGVVRDWLHDALHGAYLVHGSPVDYEAALSRSTVPALFVVLPGDHYVPEACSRQLADRLPAARVSWAEIPADQVGLARTHHFRWAHRPGAVVEAALRWLEPLNPEVTS; the protein is encoded by the coding sequence ATGAGCACTGAGATGACCGTGACCGACCACCGCCGGGCGCCGGAGCGCCTGCGCGTGAGCTTCACCGACGGCAGCGCCAGCGAGCTCGTCGTCTTCCGCGCCGCCCGCCCGGACGCCCCGGTCGTGCTCTGCCTGCCCGCCATGGGCGTGCGCGCCGCCTACTACACGGCGGTGGCGGCCGCGCTCGCCGCGCGCGGGCACACGGCGGTGCTGGCCGACCTGCGCGGCAACGGCGGCAGCTCGGTCCGCCCGTCCCGCTCGACCACGTTCGGCTACGCCGAGATGCTCGACATCGAGCTGCCCGAGATCGTCGCGGCCCTGCGCGCGGAGCTCGGCGCCGAGCGGGTCACGCTGTTCGGGCACAGCCTCGGCGGCCACCTCAGCGTCCTGCACGCCGCGGTCTCGCCGCACGTGGCGGCCACCGTCCTGGTCGCGACCGGCACGAGCTGGTACGGCCGGGTGCCCGGCCTCCGCAGACCCGCCAGGTTCCTCGGCCTGCAGGTCATCCGTCTGGTCACCGCCCTGTACGGCTACCTGCCCGGCTGGCTGCCGTTCGCCGGCGTGGAGGCCCGCGGCGTGGTGCGCGACTGGCTGCACGACGCCCTGCACGGCGCCTACCTCGTCCACGGCAGCCCGGTGGACTACGAGGCCGCGCTGTCCCGTTCCACCGTCCCCGCGCTGTTCGTGGTGCTGCCCGGGGACCACTACGTGCCGGAGGCCTGCTCACGGCAGCTCGCCGACCGGCTTCCCGCCGCCCGCGTCTCCTGGGCGGAGATCCCGGCGGACCAGGTGGGCCTGGCCCGCACCCACCACTTCCGCTGGGCGCACCGCCCCGGCGCGGTCGTGGAGGCCGCCCTGCGATGGCTCGAACCCCTCAACCCGGAGGTCACGTCATGA
- a CDS encoding carbohydrate ABC transporter permease produces MRGWRTAVGVVLAGVMLFPVYWMVNVSLTRTGDLRADPPHWFPWNPTFEGYAAALGQQLPALATSLFIGLGTVALTLAVSLPAGFALARLRPRGGRAVDFLLLVAQMIPAVVMAMGFYAIYIRLGLLNTVPGLIVADSTLAVPFGVLLFRAFMAGIPGELMAAAQLDGASTWRTFRSIVLPLSRNSVITVSLFTFLWAWSDFIFASTLNRNSDVIPITLGIFRYIGNNTTQWNSIMATAVIASVPAAFLLVLAQRYIAAGVTAGAVKD; encoded by the coding sequence ATGAGAGGGTGGCGGACGGCCGTGGGCGTCGTCCTGGCCGGGGTGATGCTCTTCCCGGTCTACTGGATGGTCAACGTCTCGCTCACCAGGACCGGCGACCTGCGGGCCGACCCGCCGCACTGGTTCCCGTGGAACCCCACGTTCGAGGGGTACGCGGCGGCGCTCGGCCAGCAGCTCCCGGCCCTGGCGACCAGCCTGTTCATCGGCCTCGGCACGGTCGCGCTCACGCTCGCGGTGTCGCTGCCGGCCGGGTTCGCGCTGGCCAGGCTGCGGCCGCGCGGCGGCCGGGCGGTCGACTTCCTGCTGCTGGTCGCGCAGATGATCCCGGCGGTCGTCATGGCCATGGGCTTCTACGCGATCTACATCAGGCTGGGCCTGCTCAACACCGTGCCGGGGCTGATCGTGGCGGACTCGACGCTGGCGGTGCCGTTCGGGGTGCTGCTGTTCCGCGCGTTCATGGCGGGCATCCCCGGCGAGCTGATGGCGGCGGCGCAGCTCGACGGGGCGAGCACCTGGCGGACGTTCCGCTCGATCGTGCTGCCGCTGAGCCGCAACTCGGTGATCACCGTGTCGCTGTTCACGTTCCTGTGGGCGTGGTCGGACTTCATCTTCGCCTCCACGCTCAACCGCAACAGCGACGTCATCCCCATCACGCTCGGCATCTTCCGCTACATCGGCAACAACACCACGCAATGGAACTCGATCATGGCGACCGCGGTGATCGCGTCCGTTCCCGCGGCCTTCCTGCTGGTCCTCGCGCAGCGCTACATCGCCGCCGGGGTCACCGCGGGCGCCGTGAAGGACTGA
- a CDS encoding glycoside hydrolase family 127 protein, translated as MSSPVLPSHSRVRPLGLAQVSLTGGFWHERQAVNASATLAHCESWMERLGWLANFDRVADGTTGPDRPGWPFSDSEVYKLLEALAWESYRSGDPGAEAAIKRLTARIARAQDPDGYLNTCYGHPGRPPRYSDLEGGHELYNTGHLLQAAVARLRTHGEDDLVRLARRAADHVCRVFGPDGRAGICGHPEIEVGLAEFGRATGEDRYVEQARLFLDRRGHGTLRDIPLGRAYFQDDVPVREAEVWRGHAVRALYLAAGAVDVAVERGDDDLLRAVERQWERSVARRTYITGGMGSRHQDEGFGEDWELPPDRAYCETCAGVASVMVSWRLLLATGDVRYADLIERTWYNVIAASPSADGRAFFYANPLHQRVPGRPADPDEVSPRAEGGTRAAWFDVSCCPTNVARTLAGLHGYLATSDDDGLQIHQYAPATIRATLPGGREAAVEVETGYPATGTVRVRIAADAAAPWTLALRVPAWAEGATLSDGGGDGGVRPVAPGVAEVRRAFRAGEVITLDLPVRPRLTRPDPRVDAVRGCVAVERGPEVLCAESGDLPDPAALDALVIDAGAGVRAGPDGGALVRALLPALQDRPWPYTAYRPGTTDRPAHRPASGGGAGWFDLPLRPYHSWARRGPAAMRVWLPVSTPRPPEGE; from the coding sequence ATGAGCAGCCCCGTGCTGCCCTCCCACAGCCGCGTACGCCCGCTCGGGCTCGCCCAGGTCTCCCTTACCGGCGGCTTCTGGCACGAGCGGCAGGCCGTGAACGCCTCCGCCACGCTCGCCCACTGCGAGTCGTGGATGGAACGGCTCGGCTGGCTGGCCAACTTCGACCGGGTCGCCGACGGGACCACCGGCCCCGACCGGCCCGGCTGGCCGTTCTCCGACTCCGAGGTCTACAAACTGCTGGAGGCCCTGGCCTGGGAGTCGTACCGGAGCGGCGACCCGGGGGCCGAGGCGGCGATCAAGCGGCTGACCGCCAGGATCGCCCGCGCCCAGGACCCCGACGGCTACCTGAACACTTGCTACGGCCATCCCGGCCGGCCGCCCCGCTACAGCGACCTCGAAGGCGGCCACGAGCTCTACAACACCGGACACCTGCTGCAGGCCGCCGTCGCCCGGCTGCGCACGCACGGCGAGGACGACCTGGTGCGCCTCGCGCGCCGGGCCGCCGACCACGTCTGCCGCGTCTTCGGGCCGGACGGCCGCGCCGGGATCTGCGGCCACCCGGAGATCGAGGTCGGGCTGGCCGAGTTCGGCCGGGCCACGGGCGAGGACCGCTACGTCGAGCAGGCCCGCCTGTTCCTCGACCGGCGCGGCCACGGCACGCTGCGCGACATCCCGCTCGGCCGCGCCTACTTCCAGGACGACGTCCCGGTCCGGGAGGCCGAGGTGTGGCGCGGGCACGCCGTCCGCGCGCTCTACCTGGCCGCCGGGGCCGTGGACGTGGCGGTCGAGCGCGGCGACGACGACCTGCTGCGCGCGGTCGAGCGGCAGTGGGAGCGCTCGGTCGCGCGCCGCACCTACATCACCGGCGGCATGGGCTCGCGGCACCAGGACGAGGGCTTCGGCGAGGACTGGGAGCTGCCGCCGGACCGCGCCTACTGCGAGACGTGCGCCGGGGTCGCCTCGGTCATGGTGTCCTGGCGGCTGCTGCTGGCCACCGGCGACGTGCGCTACGCCGACCTGATCGAGCGGACCTGGTACAACGTCATCGCCGCCTCGCCGAGCGCCGACGGCCGGGCGTTCTTCTACGCCAACCCCCTCCACCAGCGCGTGCCGGGCAGGCCCGCCGACCCGGACGAGGTGAGCCCGCGCGCCGAGGGCGGCACCCGGGCGGCCTGGTTCGACGTCTCCTGCTGCCCCACCAATGTCGCCCGCACCCTGGCCGGCCTGCACGGCTACCTCGCCACCAGCGACGACGACGGCCTGCAGATCCACCAGTACGCGCCCGCCACGATTCGCGCCACGCTGCCGGGCGGGCGGGAGGCGGCGGTCGAGGTCGAGACCGGCTACCCGGCGACCGGGACGGTGCGGGTCCGGATCGCGGCCGACGCCGCCGCGCCCTGGACGCTCGCGCTGCGCGTCCCCGCCTGGGCGGAGGGGGCGACGCTGAGCGACGGCGGCGGCGACGGCGGCGTGCGGCCCGTCGCGCCCGGCGTGGCCGAGGTCAGGCGGGCCTTCCGCGCGGGCGAGGTGATCACGCTCGACCTGCCCGTACGGCCCCGGCTCACCCGGCCGGACCCGCGCGTGGACGCGGTGCGCGGCTGCGTCGCCGTCGAGCGCGGCCCCGAGGTGTTGTGCGCGGAGTCGGGCGACCTGCCGGACCCGGCCGCCCTCGACGCCCTCGTGATCGACGCGGGCGCCGGCGTGCGGGCCGGGCCGGACGGCGGCGCGCTCGTCCGGGCCCTGCTGCCCGCGCTCCAGGACCGGCCCTGGCCCTACACCGCGTACCGGCCCGGGACCACCGATCGGCCCGCCCACCGGCCCGCCTCCGGTGGCGGGGCCGGCTGGTTCGACCTCCCGCTGCGGCCCTACCACTCCTGGGCCCGGCGGGGCCCGGCGGCCATGCGTGTGTGGCTGCCCGTCTCCACCCCCCGACCCCCCGAAGGAGAGTGA
- a CDS encoding polysaccharide lyase 8 family protein — MTHPLSRRSALLGTAAVTGLALWDAPAEAVSRAAADTAAFDAARERWVSLLAGASYDAAYLEKTQAVEGSANAVLRKLAFAPGRPSLWPDLPLDDPRTGNFNRSYNRMRTLALGWATPGTALHGDPRVAETAVRALDFLYEHAYHEKLDRRGSNWYWWEIGVPRALTDTCALLYDGLPKDHLARWLRPLRRWCPDPERRISHPGVVETGANRAGKAMAVAMRGLLTHDARLVRRASRAVADLLRTTRGPGDGFYRDGSFIQHDVYPYTGSYGVDYLESVAKLIAMLAASPWEIRDIDDVYAIVDRSFVPFVFDGLMMDCVRGRQITVQGHRDHHSGHKTVEAMLTLLDAAPRRYAERWRPLIKGWLTRNQAVPYQAYAPLAGIAKAKALLEDPSVPAGPRTTGTYVFADMDRVVHRRPTWAFAIAMSSERIGAAEAMNLENLRGWYTGDGMTYLYSEDLTHWNDDLWPTIDPYRLPGTTVDTRRRADLRHGKRRLPPTPWAGGVALDGEYGVAAMKLVAGGSSLRAKKAWFLLDDAVIALGAGITASDGRRVETVVENRNTHDGHPPLTRGDGWLHLSGVAGYALLDGEGVKVIRERRTGRWHDIDQGATTGGDRTPVTRHYTTVVIDHGRDPRKARYAYAVLPGASVAQTAAYRGRTAVLANSGTVQAVSRDDLVAAVFWRPGSVETALGPLTADGPCTLLARRDGRRVRLAVADPSRTAREVRITLPWPVTSLERHDRGVRRTRKAIEVEVAGSRGHARTAVLRA, encoded by the coding sequence ATGACCCACCCCCTCAGCCGGCGATCCGCCCTGCTGGGCACCGCGGCCGTCACCGGCCTCGCCCTGTGGGACGCGCCGGCCGAGGCGGTGAGCCGGGCGGCAGCGGACACCGCCGCCTTCGACGCCGCCCGCGAGCGGTGGGTCAGCCTGCTGGCCGGGGCTTCGTACGACGCCGCCTACCTGGAGAAGACGCAGGCGGTCGAGGGCTCGGCCAACGCGGTGCTGCGCAAGCTCGCCTTCGCCCCCGGCCGCCCGAGCCTCTGGCCGGACCTGCCCCTGGACGACCCGCGCACCGGCAACTTCAACCGCTCCTACAACCGCATGCGCACGCTGGCGCTGGGCTGGGCCACGCCCGGCACCGCCCTGCACGGCGACCCGCGGGTCGCCGAGACCGCGGTCAGAGCTCTGGACTTCCTGTACGAGCACGCCTACCACGAGAAGCTCGACCGGCGCGGCAGCAACTGGTACTGGTGGGAGATCGGCGTCCCGCGCGCGCTGACCGACACCTGCGCCCTGCTCTACGACGGCCTGCCCAAGGACCACCTCGCCCGCTGGCTGCGCCCCCTGCGCCGCTGGTGCCCCGACCCCGAGCGCCGGATCAGCCACCCCGGCGTCGTCGAGACCGGCGCCAACCGGGCGGGCAAGGCCATGGCGGTCGCGATGCGCGGCCTGCTCACCCACGACGCGCGCCTGGTCAGGCGGGCCTCCCGCGCGGTCGCCGACCTGCTGCGCACCACCAGGGGCCCCGGCGACGGCTTCTACCGCGACGGCTCGTTCATCCAGCACGACGTGTACCCCTACACCGGCAGCTACGGCGTGGACTACCTGGAGAGCGTCGCCAAGCTGATCGCCATGCTCGCCGCGTCGCCCTGGGAGATCCGCGACATCGACGACGTGTACGCCATCGTGGACCGCTCCTTCGTGCCGTTCGTCTTCGACGGGCTGATGATGGACTGCGTGCGCGGCCGGCAGATCACCGTCCAGGGGCACCGCGACCACCACTCCGGGCACAAGACGGTCGAGGCCATGCTCACCCTGCTGGACGCGGCGCCCCGGCGTTACGCCGAGCGCTGGCGGCCCCTGATCAAGGGCTGGCTCACCCGCAACCAGGCCGTCCCCTACCAGGCGTACGCGCCGCTGGCCGGCATCGCCAAGGCCAAGGCCCTGCTGGAGGATCCCTCGGTGCCGGCGGGCCCGCGCACCACCGGCACGTACGTCTTCGCCGACATGGACCGCGTCGTGCACCGCCGCCCCACCTGGGCCTTCGCCATCGCGATGAGCTCGGAGCGGATCGGGGCGGCCGAGGCCATGAACCTGGAGAACCTGCGCGGCTGGTACACCGGCGACGGCATGACCTACCTCTACAGCGAGGACCTCACCCACTGGAACGACGACCTGTGGCCCACCATCGACCCGTACCGGCTGCCGGGCACGACGGTCGACACCCGCAGGCGCGCCGACCTCCGGCACGGCAAGCGGCGCCTGCCGCCCACCCCGTGGGCCGGCGGCGTCGCGCTGGACGGCGAGTACGGCGTGGCGGCCATGAAGCTCGTCGCCGGCGGCTCCTCGCTGCGGGCCAAGAAGGCGTGGTTCCTGCTCGACGACGCGGTGATCGCCCTCGGCGCGGGCATCACCGCCTCCGACGGCCGCCGCGTCGAGACCGTCGTGGAGAACCGCAACACCCACGACGGCCACCCGCCCCTCACCCGGGGCGACGGGTGGCTGCACCTGTCCGGGGTGGCCGGTTACGCGCTGCTCGACGGCGAGGGCGTCAAGGTGATCCGCGAGCGGCGCACCGGCCGCTGGCACGACATCGACCAGGGCGCCACCACCGGCGGCGACCGGACGCCCGTCACCCGGCACTACACGACCGTCGTCATCGACCACGGGCGCGACCCGCGCAAGGCGCGCTACGCCTACGCCGTGCTGCCCGGCGCGTCAGTGGCGCAGACCGCCGCCTACCGGGGGCGGACGGCGGTCCTCGCCAACTCCGGCACGGTGCAGGCCGTCTCCCGGGACGACCTGGTCGCCGCCGTCTTCTGGCGGCCGGGCAGCGTCGAGACCGCCCTCGGGCCGCTCACCGCCGACGGCCCGTGCACGCTGCTCGCCCGCCGCGACGGCCGCCGGGTGCGCCTCGCCGTCGCCGACCCGTCCAGGACCGCGCGCGAGGTGCGGATCACGCTGCCCTGGCCGGTCACCTCGCTCGAACGGCACGACCGCGGCGTGCGCAGGACCAGGAAGGCGATCGAGGTGGAGGTCGCCGGCAGCCGCGGCCACGCCCGCACCGCGGTGCTGCGCGCCTGA